In the Hydractinia symbiolongicarpus strain clone_291-10 chromosome 13, HSymV2.1, whole genome shotgun sequence genome, ATGGAACAAAGGTATGACTCAATAGCATGGTGGGTAAAAAGAAAAATCGGCTTTTCCCTGATAATTTCCATCAATTTTTGCATACATATCGGTCAATATACACAGTAAAAGCTTGACGAAGTCGACTAAAGACAATGCTGATGACAGCGAACCGTATTGTAAAAAATGCAGTTGGTTTGTTCTTTGTTTCTTTAACTTAACCGATTGTTGTTCAATGTCTTCAGTTAAATCATAGGTTTATATGTCACGGATACTGAAcctatatgtccatcaaaaaaatTACCGATTAAGCATTTTACACTGCTTATGCCATACCTTATTTAGAACATTAAGATCCAAAATGCTTCAAAATGATGAGGGTACAAGAGTAccctttgtattttttaatttttctaggTAGAAAAATTTTGTTAGCAAAAATGTAACATTGgtcaaatattacattttaaCTGACTATTCTTTTGCAAGCCAACATTATTTCTTCCGTCTAAAACCTTTTATCAACCTATTTCACCGATCTTTTTCTAAATGTTTTTCTATTCACTCACACTTGAACTCTCCTTCAGCTTTTAAGAGCAGACAATCTTTGTGTCTTACGTCACAAGACGCTAAAACTTTCAATAGAGCACCGGCCAATAACTGGTAAGATTTGGGTGTAATGGAAACTGCAAATGTTCTAGAACGATGTGGTGGGCCCTGCAAAAAAAGATAATGCTATGCATATCTCATAACTAGAatagtaacaataataacatTCTTAGTTAAAAATGATTGTGATAAGCCATAAAACTGTTCAGATATGCTGTCTATCGTGGACAAAATAGATATTAATATTAGCTGTTATTCTTTACAGTAAAATATTATTAGTTATTAAATAGCGATTTCTTTGCTGCCTTTCTAGTGACCTTCTGGAGAGGTGCTAGCGAGAATGTGACTTACTAGGGGCTTCGGTGTTGGTGCTATCTTGACTTGCGCCTTGATCATTTGCCATCCATGCTGTGTGCTTTTCCATATAAGAACATCAGTTTGGCAATACGTTTTACCGGTCGATATTAATTGACCTTTTGCTATCCATGCCTTTCCTTGCTTCTTTAATAAAGGGACTGAATTTCCTAGGCGACTTTTACATTCTAAATTAAAACACACATTATATTAtgtagtcgttagcccgtggaaaaatccacggttcgcccgtcgcagctaagctaccattttgcgtggcaGACGTGTACGggcattatattatattatgtaTACTTGAATACAAGAGATAATATAGCAATGAAGACTTGTCAATATTATAGTTTCTGTTTAGGTTCGTCTGTCGGCAAAAGTAGTATGAATTCAACTTTGTCGTTAAGCTCAAGTGCATGTCTGAAGCACAAAAAGTGTCTTAACAAGCAGATATTTTGTCAGATTGCGCCTGCGAACTGCATGCTGTTTTAGTTGTTTTCCACTATAGGGCGTACTAAATGAAAACGAGCCTTTCTGATGTCGCAATAAACGTTAGTGAATTGGTGATGCACAAAGCCGCTcaacttttttctaaaaataagttttt is a window encoding:
- the LOC130623601 gene encoding uncharacterized protein LOC130623601, which encodes MILFLLLYGLTSNKNMATTTEITAGRNLHDHVITNENCLNFDASKSTSDRNKCVCQSFIKWTFFTVNDKFRCSSRHEIAPECKSRLGNSVPLLKKQGKAWIAKGQLISTGKTYCQTDVLIWKSTQHGWQMIKAQVKIAPTPKPLGPPHRSRTFAVSITPKSYQLLAGALLKVLASCDVRHKDCLLLKAEGEFKCE